The following proteins are encoded in a genomic region of Nicotiana sylvestris chromosome 4, ASM39365v2, whole genome shotgun sequence:
- the LOC104221756 gene encoding LOW QUALITY PROTEIN: tubby-like F-box protein 5 (The sequence of the model RefSeq protein was modified relative to this genomic sequence to represent the inferred CDS: inserted 1 base in 1 codon; deleted 1 base in 1 codon; substituted 2 bases at 2 genomic stop codons): MAMKSIIHELKGVGDNVDGKSKKQAEKKCVLSRGRSYVALERLTSSPCIVVQESLWASLPHELLLDIIQRIEASEITWPARRDVVTCASVCRSWRETTKEVVRTPEQCGLLTFPTSLKQPGPRGCPIQCFIKRERATSTFRLYLGLSPALSGDASKLLLTAKKIRRATCTDLISMSKDDFSRASDCYVGKLRSNFLGTKFVIYDAQQPCNLLIHSSGVLHKKFAMKKVEPXQLFGNHNVDTISXEVNVLRTRGPRRMQCTMHVIPSTAIQEGGSAPTPATFKEHVQCNSSSVSAVSNRTVQDSICSCFDEPVETILKNTEPLILRNKAPRWHEQLQCWCLNLKGRVTVASVXNFQLVASSGTSQGIPITELEKVILQFGKIGKDIFTMDYHYPLSAFQAFAICLSSFDTKPACE; encoded by the exons ATGGCGATGAAATCAATTATTCATGAGCTTAAGGGGGTAGGAGATAATGTAGATGGCAAATCAAAAAAGCAAGCTGAGAAAAAGTGTGTATTGAGCCGTGGAAGGTCATATGTGGCTCTTGAGAGGTTAACATCCTCTCCATGTATAGTCGTTCAAGAAAGTCTGTGGGCGAGTTTGCCACATGAACTGCTGCTTGACATAATCCAGCGAATAGAGGCAAGTGAGATAACATGGCCTGCCCGTAGAGATGTAGTTACCTGTGCCTCTGTGTGCCGGTCCTGGAGGGAAACAACCAAGGAGGTTGTTAGAACTCCGGAACAATGTGGGCTGCTGACTTTTCCTACGTCGTTGAAGCAG CCTGGGCCTAGAGGTTGTCCAATTCAGTGCTTTATAAAAAGAGAAAGGGCAACATCAACTTTCCGATTATATCTTGGCCTGAGTCCTG CTCTTTCAGGGGATGCCAGTAAATTGCTATTGACGGCAAAGAAGATTAGAAGGGCCACATGCACTGACTTAATATCCATGTCGAAAGATGATTTTTCCCGGGCAAGTGATTGTTATGTTGGGAAGTTAAG GTCTAATTTTCTCGGGACTAAGTTTGTTATTTATGACGCTCAGCAACCATGCAATTTATTGATCCACTCCAGTGGTGTGTTACATAAAAAGTTTGCTATGAAGAAGGTAGAGCCATAGCAGTTATTTGGAAATCACAATGTGGACACCATTTCTTAGGAAGTCAATGTTCTACGTACAAGGGGGCCAAGAAGAATGCAGTGCACTATGCATGTGATCCCTTCCACTGCAATTCAAGAAGGTGGATCTGCTCCTACACCAGCAACTTTCAAAGAACACGTTCAGTGCAATTCATCTTCAGTATCAGCAGTTTCAAATAGGACAGTCCAAGATTCTATTTGTAGTTGTTTCGATGAGCCAGTTGAAACAATTCTAAAGAATACAgaacctttgattttgaggaATAAAGCTCCAAGATGGCATGAACAATTGCAATGTTGGTGTCTGAATTTGAAAGGCCGTGTTACAGTGGCCTCTG AGAATTTTCAGCTGGTGGCCTCCTCTGGCACATCCCAGGGCATCCCAATCACAGAACTAGAAAAAGTAATCTTGCAATTTGGGAAGATAGGGAAAGACATTTTCACCATGGATTACCACTACCCCCTATCGGCGTTCCAAGCATTTGCAATCTGT TTAAGTAGCTTTGACACCAAACCTGCTTGCGAGTag